A window of Magnetococcales bacterium contains these coding sequences:
- the pyrE gene encoding orotate phosphoribosyltransferase codes for MNTPSRSEQFLHFAMEERILLFGEFTTKAGRRTPYFFNAGLFNSGRTISRLGRFYADTIQESAIPFDMLFGPAYKGIPLAVATVMALADHHARDVPYAFNRKSVKDHGEGGSLVGAPLQGRVLIIDDVISAGTSIRESMELIQAANAQPAGVIIALDRQERGTGTRSAVQEIQDLYGIPVVAIAHLTDLLALLGNVPALAAVHAATQEYRQRYGTS; via the coding sequence ATGAACACACCATCCCGGAGCGAGCAGTTTTTGCATTTTGCCATGGAAGAGCGGATTTTGCTCTTTGGCGAGTTTACCACCAAGGCCGGACGACGCACGCCCTATTTTTTCAATGCCGGCCTGTTCAACTCCGGGCGGACCATTTCCCGACTGGGCCGCTTCTATGCCGATACCATCCAGGAATCGGCCATTCCATTCGACATGCTCTTTGGCCCGGCCTACAAGGGAATTCCCCTGGCCGTGGCCACGGTCATGGCCCTGGCCGATCATCATGCCCGGGATGTGCCCTATGCCTTCAACCGCAAGAGTGTCAAGGATCATGGCGAGGGGGGATCGCTCGTGGGGGCACCCTTGCAGGGTCGGGTCCTGATCATCGATGATGTCATCAGTGCCGGCACTTCGATACGGGAATCCATGGAGCTAATCCAGGCGGCCAACGCCCAACCTGCCGGGGTGATCATTGCCCTGGACCGACAGGAGAGGGGTACCGGCACCCGGAGTGCCGTCCAGGAAATCCAGGATCTTTACGGCATTCCCGTCGTGGCCATTGCCCACCTGACCGATCTGCTTGCGCTGCTGGGCAATGTCCCGGCCCTTGCCGCAGTCCACGCTGCAACTCAGGAATATCGGCAGCGCTACGGTACCTCCTGA
- a CDS encoding septum formation initiator family protein produces MTDNNGTSTKWVWIGLGLLVANGWVQYMLWFGDQGLVLWRRSENQLVTARQEVAEVSERIRRIKADILSLEKEPNVLEEVARRDMGLVYADEILFVFPEGRKTAPTP; encoded by the coding sequence ATGACGGACAACAACGGCACGTCAACCAAATGGGTCTGGATCGGATTGGGTCTGCTGGTGGCCAATGGCTGGGTGCAATACATGCTCTGGTTCGGGGATCAGGGCCTGGTGCTGTGGCGGCGTTCGGAAAATCAACTGGTGACGGCCAGACAGGAGGTTGCCGAAGTATCAGAACGCATCCGTCGCATCAAGGCCGATATTCTGTCGCTGGAAAAAGAACCCAACGTCCTTGAAGAGGTGGCACGCCGGGACATGGGTCTCGTCTATGCGGATGAAATCCTCTTTGTCTTTCCGGAAGGACGCAAGACAGCGCCCACGCCATGA
- a CDS encoding CZB domain-containing protein produces the protein MLRLGISLVILAFFLGWIALDTGQDSQKQQVFLHLTTVRETARVAIEEHFRFIMGQCRTQARNRMVVDAMRQFREAFGQLRDSPATMQSQKAREKLTAHYLGPFAREYTRRNLGSDGKAEAERLLAALDDTAVILQERFVLPDAPSQAKETASSSPDHPVDATTYGQLHAVYHPLFQEFRQTFGYGNLFLVDADSGSVVYAAMHTIDLATSLRRGPFADSHLARLARKALTTEGTEAVVLEDFAPHVPVYGEPVGFVASPIVDNKQKIGVLILQMTQERINTIMTHAGQWQTAGLGRTGESYLVGADFKMRSNSRPFLENRDAFLASLQKGGLSRTAAASLASQGRTSGLLAIRNGATEAALAGHQGVGAFAGYRGYPVWAAHAPVTISGLHWGVISEMEVAEALQPMVALRTSMIFYAIWLIVLLLGITAGITWFKGRFGSKAPKTQPQTLAAPSRQQPQHTAYGFLARSGSDPAPQHLTTLVLETSLQAHTLLASLFMLSNMRKEFTHEVETNIGLVKNVVDDNAQMQQHMANIQKSVKETESRVSAIGIAAEELSNSITAIATSAATASSHITTVASATEEITANISGVNQNLQQVDRSVHSVAKSIQVVTNSLEGVRERCRMARDISERANESARHSREVMHQLETATREISKVVDVINDIAEQTNMLALNAAIEAAGAGDAGKGFAVVANEVKELARQTAKATHMIAGHIEEIQNVMGGVSDANDQITDGIDKVNLANREIALAVDDQTANVNGIANAMQTVSEAAADVTRAVMELETATQDVSRSTMEAATGTSQIASAASQAVVASDDLVGQNRVIHDNAATIAATTREGDAAIQTSATHMRQISVSMELLNGLANLLNILINTFHIPVEKLQKAAANQQKELSEPFDVQKIKQAHLAWLSRLLRAILDGRETISPETAGNAHLCDLGKWYDSEGQQRFGHLEVFRTLGKVHEKVHLTGKETVLAAAAGKRTAALEAMARFDTIRQELFELLDQLYLETATTGNPPSQPKNNSQGP, from the coding sequence ATGCTCCGACTCGGAATATCGTTGGTGATCCTGGCCTTCTTTCTGGGGTGGATTGCCCTGGATACGGGTCAGGATTCCCAGAAACAACAGGTTTTCCTCCATTTGACCACGGTCCGTGAAACCGCCCGGGTCGCCATCGAGGAACATTTCCGGTTCATCATGGGCCAGTGCCGGACCCAGGCCCGCAACCGTATGGTCGTGGATGCCATGCGGCAGTTCCGGGAAGCGTTCGGGCAGCTCCGGGATTCGCCAGCAACCATGCAGAGCCAAAAGGCACGGGAAAAATTGACGGCCCATTATCTGGGACCCTTTGCCCGGGAATATACCCGCCGCAACCTGGGCAGTGATGGCAAGGCCGAAGCCGAACGCCTTTTGGCCGCCCTGGATGATACGGCGGTGATCCTCCAGGAACGCTTTGTGCTGCCGGATGCCCCTTCGCAAGCAAAAGAGACGGCCTCCTCTTCCCCGGATCATCCGGTCGATGCCACCACCTACGGACAACTGCACGCCGTCTATCACCCCCTGTTCCAGGAATTTCGGCAAACTTTTGGGTACGGCAATCTTTTTCTGGTCGATGCCGACTCGGGTTCTGTGGTCTATGCGGCCATGCACACGATTGATTTGGCCACCTCGCTGCGGCGCGGTCCCTTTGCCGACAGCCACCTGGCCCGACTGGCCCGCAAGGCACTGACCACGGAAGGAACCGAAGCGGTGGTGCTGGAGGATTTTGCTCCCCATGTCCCGGTCTACGGCGAACCGGTCGGCTTTGTGGCCAGCCCGATTGTGGACAACAAACAGAAGATTGGCGTTCTGATCTTGCAGATGACCCAGGAGCGGATCAACACCATCATGACCCATGCCGGGCAATGGCAGACGGCAGGCCTGGGTCGTACCGGAGAGAGCTATCTGGTCGGGGCCGATTTCAAGATGCGCAGCAACAGCCGGCCCTTCCTGGAAAATCGGGATGCCTTCCTTGCCAGCCTGCAAAAAGGGGGACTTTCCCGGACAGCCGCCGCCTCCCTGGCCAGTCAGGGACGCACGAGCGGCCTGCTCGCCATTCGCAACGGTGCCACGGAAGCGGCACTGGCCGGACATCAGGGAGTGGGAGCCTTTGCGGGTTATCGGGGATACCCGGTCTGGGCCGCCCATGCCCCGGTCACCATTTCCGGCCTGCACTGGGGTGTCATCAGCGAAATGGAGGTTGCCGAAGCCCTGCAACCAATGGTTGCCCTGCGTACCAGCATGATATTCTATGCCATCTGGCTGATTGTTCTGCTGCTGGGAATCACGGCAGGAATCACCTGGTTCAAGGGCCGTTTCGGTTCCAAAGCACCAAAAACCCAGCCTCAAACTCTGGCAGCACCCTCTCGACAACAGCCACAACACACCGCATACGGTTTTCTGGCCAGGTCCGGCTCTGACCCGGCCCCGCAACACCTGACCACCCTGGTCCTGGAAACCTCCCTCCAGGCCCATACCCTGCTGGCCAGCCTCTTCATGTTGTCCAACATGAGGAAGGAATTTACCCATGAAGTCGAAACAAATATCGGTTTGGTCAAAAATGTTGTGGATGACAACGCCCAGATGCAACAACACATGGCCAACATTCAAAAATCGGTCAAGGAGACCGAATCCCGGGTATCGGCAATCGGCATCGCTGCCGAGGAGTTGTCCAACAGCATTACCGCCATCGCCACCTCGGCAGCCACGGCGAGCAGCCACATCACCACGGTCGCCTCGGCAACCGAGGAAATCACCGCCAACATCAGCGGTGTCAACCAGAATCTGCAACAGGTGGATCGGTCGGTCCACTCGGTGGCCAAATCGATCCAGGTCGTGACCAACTCTCTGGAAGGGGTGCGGGAACGCTGCCGCATGGCCCGGGATATTTCCGAACGGGCCAACGAATCGGCCCGGCATTCACGCGAAGTCATGCACCAGTTGGAAACCGCCACCCGGGAAATCAGCAAGGTTGTGGATGTCATCAATGATATTGCCGAACAAACCAACATGCTCGCCCTGAACGCTGCCATCGAGGCCGCCGGAGCCGGAGATGCCGGCAAGGGATTTGCCGTCGTGGCCAACGAGGTCAAGGAACTGGCCCGCCAAACCGCCAAAGCCACCCACATGATTGCCGGACACATCGAAGAGATCCAGAACGTCATGGGCGGGGTCAGCGATGCCAACGACCAGATCACCGATGGCATCGACAAGGTCAATCTGGCCAACCGGGAAATTGCCCTGGCCGTGGATGATCAGACCGCCAACGTCAACGGCATCGCCAACGCCATGCAAACGGTCTCCGAAGCCGCCGCCGATGTGACACGTGCTGTCATGGAACTGGAAACCGCCACCCAGGATGTCTCCCGTTCCACCATGGAAGCCGCCACGGGGACCTCGCAAATCGCCTCTGCCGCCAGTCAGGCCGTTGTCGCCAGCGACGATCTGGTCGGACAAAACCGGGTCATTCACGACAACGCCGCCACCATTGCCGCCACCACCAGAGAGGGCGATGCCGCCATCCAGACCTCTGCAACCCACATGCGACAAATCTCGGTCAGCATGGAGCTTCTCAATGGCCTGGCCAATCTTTTGAACATTCTGATCAATACATTCCACATCCCGGTGGAAAAATTGCAGAAAGCCGCAGCCAACCAGCAGAAAGAACTCTCCGAACCTTTCGATGTCCAGAAAATAAAACAGGCCCATCTCGCCTGGCTGAGTCGCCTGCTGCGGGCCATCCTGGATGGCCGGGAAACGATTTCTCCGGAAACAGCCGGCAACGCCCACCTGTGCGATCTGGGCAAATGGTACGACAGCGAAGGCCAACAACGTTTCGGTCATCTGGAGGTGTTTCGTACCCTGGGCAAGGTTCACGAAAAGGTCCACCTCACCGGCAAGGAGACTGTCCTTGCTGCGGCTGCCGGCAAACGCACCGCCGCGCTGGAAGCGATGGCCCGGTTCGATACGATCCGCCAGGAGCTGTTCGAGCTGTTGGATCAGCTTTACCTGGAAACAGCCACCACCGGCAATCCGCCATCGCAACCGAAAAATAACAGTCAAGGGCCATGA